One region of Streptomyces leeuwenhoekii genomic DNA includes:
- the mqnP gene encoding menaquinone biosynthesis prenyltransferase MqnP: MSSASAAIPQPGRTKAFLRLVMIEHSVFALPFAYIATLTAMHRWDGNIHWVRLLLVTVCMVGLRTFAMAVNRIIDREIDARNPRTAHRELVTGAMSVRHAWTGALIALAVFLGAAALLNPLCLALAPVAVIPMVVYPYGKRFTNFPQAILGLAQAMGPIGGWLAVTGEWSWDAVILGLAVGVWIGGFDLIYACQDVETDREIGVKSVPARFGIPAAIWGARACHTVTTGLFVWYALATGAGAFFWLGLLIVAGAFVYEHSIVRPHDLSRLNRAFFSVNGFIGIALFVCALLDLLVRGLTV; encoded by the coding sequence GTGAGTTCGGCTTCCGCGGCGATCCCGCAGCCGGGTCGCACCAAGGCGTTCCTGCGCCTGGTCATGATCGAGCACTCGGTCTTCGCGCTGCCCTTCGCCTACATCGCCACCCTCACCGCGATGCACCGGTGGGACGGGAACATCCACTGGGTCAGGCTGCTGCTGGTCACCGTCTGCATGGTGGGCCTGCGCACCTTCGCCATGGCCGTCAACCGGATCATCGACCGCGAGATAGACGCCCGCAATCCGCGCACCGCCCACCGCGAGCTGGTCACCGGCGCGATGTCGGTCAGGCACGCCTGGACGGGCGCGCTGATCGCGCTGGCCGTCTTCCTGGGTGCGGCGGCCCTGCTCAACCCGCTCTGCCTCGCCCTCGCCCCCGTCGCGGTGATCCCGATGGTGGTCTACCCCTACGGCAAGCGGTTCACCAACTTCCCGCAGGCCATCCTCGGCCTCGCCCAGGCCATGGGCCCCATCGGCGGCTGGCTCGCCGTCACCGGCGAGTGGTCCTGGGACGCGGTGATCCTCGGTCTGGCGGTCGGTGTCTGGATCGGCGGCTTCGACCTGATCTACGCCTGCCAGGACGTCGAGACCGACCGGGAGATCGGCGTGAAGTCGGTCCCGGCCCGCTTCGGCATCCCGGCCGCGATCTGGGGCGCCCGCGCCTGCCACACCGTCACCACCGGCCTGTTCGTCTGGTACGCCCTCGCCACCGGCGCCGGCGCCTTCTTCTGGCTGGGCCTGCTGATCGTCGCCGGTGCCTTCGTCTACGAGCATTCCATCGTCCGCCCGCACGACCTGTCCCGCCTGAACCGGGCGTTCTTCTCCGTCAACGGATTCATCGGCATCGCCCTGTTCGTGTGCGCGCTGCTGGACCTGCTGGTGCGCGGTCTGACCGTCTGA
- a CDS encoding menaquinone biosynthesis decarboxylase: MAYDDLRSLLRALEREGDLKRIKAEVDPYLEVGEIVDRVNKAGGPALLFENVKGSSMPLAMNVFGTDRRLLKALGLKSYGDISDKIGGLLKPELPHGFVGVREAFGKLGAMTHVPPKKVKPGDAPVQEVVLRGDDVDLEKLPALFTWPKDGGSFFNLGLTHTKDPETGIRNLGLYRLQRHDKRTIGMHWQIHKDSRNHYQVAARRGERLPVAIAFGCPPAVTYASTAPLPGDIDEYLFAGFVAGKRIEMVDCKTVPLQVPAQAEVVLEGWLEPGEMLPEGPFGDHTGFYTPQEPFPALTIDCVTMRRRPLLQSIVVGRPPTEDGPLGRATERFFLPLLKIIVPDIVDYHLPEAGGFHNCAIVSIDKKYPKHAQKVMHAIWGAHMMSLTKLIVVVDSDCDVHDLHEVAWRALGNTDYARDLTVVEGPVDHLDHASYQQFWGGKAGIDATRKWPEEGYTRDGGWPDMVESDPETAAKVSRRWKEYGL, translated from the coding sequence ATGGCTTACGACGATCTTCGCTCCCTGCTCAGGGCTCTGGAGCGCGAGGGCGACCTCAAGCGCATCAAGGCCGAGGTCGACCCGTATCTGGAGGTCGGGGAGATCGTCGACCGGGTGAACAAGGCCGGCGGCCCGGCGCTGCTCTTCGAGAACGTGAAGGGTTCGTCGATGCCGCTGGCGATGAACGTCTTCGGCACCGACCGGCGGCTGCTGAAGGCGCTCGGCCTGAAGTCGTACGGCGACATCTCCGACAAGATCGGCGGGCTGCTGAAGCCCGAGCTGCCGCACGGGTTCGTCGGCGTGCGCGAGGCGTTCGGCAAGCTCGGCGCGATGACGCACGTACCGCCGAAGAAGGTCAAGCCCGGGGACGCCCCCGTGCAGGAGGTCGTGCTGCGCGGCGACGACGTCGACCTGGAGAAGCTGCCCGCCCTGTTCACCTGGCCCAAGGACGGCGGCTCCTTCTTCAACCTGGGCCTGACCCACACCAAGGACCCGGAGACGGGCATCCGCAACCTCGGGCTCTACCGCCTCCAGCGCCACGACAAGCGCACCATCGGCATGCACTGGCAGATCCACAAGGACAGCCGCAACCACTACCAGGTGGCGGCCCGGCGCGGCGAGCGCCTGCCGGTCGCCATCGCCTTCGGCTGCCCGCCCGCCGTGACCTACGCCTCCACCGCCCCGCTCCCCGGCGACATCGACGAGTACCTGTTCGCCGGGTTCGTCGCGGGCAAGCGGATCGAGATGGTCGACTGCAAGACGGTCCCGCTCCAGGTCCCGGCGCAGGCGGAGGTCGTGCTGGAGGGCTGGCTGGAGCCCGGCGAGATGCTGCCCGAGGGGCCGTTCGGCGACCACACCGGCTTCTACACCCCGCAGGAGCCCTTCCCGGCGCTCACCATCGACTGCGTCACCATGCGCAGGCGCCCGCTGCTCCAGTCGATCGTCGTCGGCCGCCCGCCGACGGAGGACGGCCCGCTCGGCCGCGCGACCGAGCGCTTCTTCCTCCCCCTGCTGAAGATCATCGTGCCGGACATCGTGGACTACCACCTGCCCGAGGCGGGCGGCTTCCACAACTGCGCGATCGTCTCGATCGACAAGAAGTACCCCAAGCACGCCCAGAAGGTCATGCACGCCATCTGGGGCGCCCACATGATGTCCCTGACCAAGCTGATCGTCGTCGTGGACAGTGACTGCGACGTGCACGACCTGCACGAAGTCGCCTGGCGCGCGCTCGGCAACACGGACTACGCCCGCGACCTGACCGTCGTCGAAGGCCCCGTCGACCACCTCGACCACGCCTCCTACCAGCAGTTCTGGGGCGGCAAGGCGGGCATCGACGCCACCAGGAAGTGGCCCGAGGAGGGTTACACGCGCGACGGCGGCTGGCCCGACATGGTGGAGTCCGACCCCGAGACGGCGGCCAAGGTCAGCCGCCGCTGGAAGGAGTACGGCCTGTGA
- a CDS encoding PLD nuclease N-terminal domain-containing protein, whose product MLRVLMFLVPLALSVYAFIDCISTKDEDVRHMPKPLWAILVLLFPLVGSVSWIIAGKRRSPAAEGWSGVRSGAGRSRQWVAPDDNPEFLKSLGEEKAGDGGTDRDPDEDGDPGEGPRSG is encoded by the coding sequence ATGCTCCGGGTGCTGATGTTCCTCGTGCCGCTGGCGTTGAGCGTCTACGCGTTCATCGACTGCATCAGCACGAAGGACGAGGACGTCCGTCACATGCCCAAGCCGCTGTGGGCGATCCTCGTGCTGCTGTTCCCGCTGGTGGGCTCGGTCTCCTGGATCATCGCCGGCAAGCGGCGCAGCCCGGCCGCCGAGGGCTGGTCCGGGGTGCGGTCCGGCGCCGGCCGGTCGCGCCAGTGGGTCGCGCCCGACGACAACCCCGAGTTTCTGAAGTCCCTCGGCGAGGAGAAGGCCGGGGACGGGGGCACGGACCGGGACCCGGACGAGGACGGGGACCCGGGCGAGGGTCCCAGGAGCGGCTGA
- a CDS encoding carboxylesterase/lipase family protein — MSWTRRAGVLSGALLLSAVGLSAVPAAAAEGPIVTTRYGQVQGKAGETAHAYLGIPYAAPPTGDRRWKPPSPPASWTGVRDATAPGNPCMQGPSSTPWGDLAGPGTPSEDCLYLNVHTPAQRSVLKRPVMVWIHGGGFTIGSGSFYDGGKLAARGDVVTVHLNYRLGAFGYFAHPGLAAESAQGISGNYGLLDQQAALRWVRDNIAAFGGDPGNVTVFGESAGGGSVCQHLVSPRALGLFDRAVAQSGCGFTLPTQDSQQRNGSAWAAGLGCADVACLRAKPAGELLSASLSPTARWVPNVDGRVLPLQVNEALESGRFHRVPVLQGTTADEGRLSVATAYDLAGRQLTAAGYPVAVRALYGDRADAVLARYPLTDHGTPAEALGAVLTDSQFACPQSRTAGLMAAHTRSYQYEFADRHAMDYLNLPVGFPLGAPHGSEIRYVFGGVSGTPAQNALADRMLGYWTNFAKTGLPYAADAPRWPLFPQVQTLAPEGITSGTTFPRDHKCDLWNTAGAPTAPVPAAFPAP; from the coding sequence TTGTCATGGACGCGACGGGCGGGGGTCCTGTCGGGCGCCCTGCTGCTGTCGGCCGTCGGCCTGTCCGCCGTCCCCGCCGCGGCGGCCGAGGGGCCGATCGTCACCACCCGGTACGGGCAGGTGCAGGGGAAGGCGGGGGAGACCGCGCACGCCTACCTCGGCATCCCCTACGCCGCGCCCCCCACCGGCGACCGGCGGTGGAAGCCGCCGTCCCCGCCCGCGAGCTGGACGGGCGTCCGGGACGCCACCGCGCCGGGCAACCCCTGCATGCAGGGCCCCTCCTCCACCCCGTGGGGGGACCTGGCCGGACCCGGCACGCCCAGTGAGGACTGCCTCTACCTCAACGTCCACACCCCCGCGCAGCGCTCGGTGCTCAAGCGCCCGGTCATGGTGTGGATCCACGGCGGCGGCTTCACCATCGGCTCCGGGTCGTTCTACGACGGCGGCAAGCTGGCCGCGCGGGGCGACGTGGTCACCGTCCACCTCAACTACCGCCTCGGCGCCTTCGGTTACTTCGCCCACCCCGGTCTGGCCGCCGAGTCCGCCCAGGGCATCTCCGGCAACTACGGCCTGCTCGACCAGCAGGCCGCCCTGCGCTGGGTGCGGGACAACATCGCCGCGTTCGGCGGCGACCCCGGCAATGTGACGGTCTTCGGCGAGTCGGCGGGCGGCGGCAGCGTCTGCCAGCACCTGGTCTCGCCCCGCGCGCTCGGCCTGTTCGACCGGGCCGTCGCCCAGTCCGGCTGCGGGTTCACCCTGCCCACCCAGGACTCCCAGCAGCGCAACGGCTCCGCCTGGGCGGCCGGCCTGGGCTGCGCGGACGTGGCCTGCCTGCGCGCCAAGCCGGCCGGCGAGCTGCTCAGCGCCTCGCTGAGCCCCACCGCCCGCTGGGTCCCCAACGTCGACGGCAGGGTCCTGCCGCTCCAGGTGAACGAGGCGCTGGAGAGCGGGCGGTTCCACCGGGTCCCCGTGCTCCAGGGCACCACCGCCGACGAGGGCCGGCTGTCGGTGGCGACCGCCTACGACCTGGCCGGCCGGCAACTGACCGCCGCCGGCTACCCGGTGGCCGTCCGCGCCCTGTACGGCGACCGGGCCGACGCGGTCCTCGCCCGCTATCCGCTGACGGACCACGGCACCCCCGCCGAGGCCCTGGGCGCGGTCCTCACCGACTCCCAGTTCGCGTGCCCGCAGTCCCGCACGGCGGGCCTGATGGCCGCGCACACCCGGTCGTACCAGTACGAGTTCGCCGACCGGCACGCCATGGACTACCTGAACCTGCCGGTCGGCTTCCCGCTCGGCGCCCCGCACGGCTCGGAGATCCGGTACGTCTTCGGCGGCGTCAGCGGCACCCCCGCCCAGAACGCCCTGGCGGACCGGATGCTGGGCTACTGGACCAACTTCGCGAAGACCGGCCTCCCGTACGCCGCCGACGCGCCGCGCTGGCCCCTCTTCCCCCAGGTCCAGACCCTCGCCCCCGAGGGCATCACCTCGGGCACCACGTTCCCGCGGGACCACAAGTGCGACCTGTGGAACACCGCCGGCGCCCCCACCGCCCCCGTCCCCGCGGCCTTCCCGGCCCCGTGA